In a genomic window of Styela clava chromosome 11, kaStyClav1.hap1.2, whole genome shotgun sequence:
- the LOC120347488 gene encoding uncharacterized protein LOC120347488 isoform X2, translated as MSVTEGILFSMGNPLLDLSTNVAEGFLKKYNLKTNDAIIAEEKHLPMYKDLVEFFPIEYIAGGATQNSVKVCQWMLGVPQATTFIGCIGNDEFGQILKQKAEDVGVKTAYYVQDKEPTGTCAALICGHDRSLCANLAAANEYKKEHLDRKENWALVEKAKFYYIAGFFLTVSVDSILAVAKHAAENGKIFMMNLSAPFLCEFFKDQQTSVLPYADILFGNETEAAVFSKIHNFGTEDVAEIAKKLAGWTKINSTRQRIVVITQGAEPAIVATGPHEVAKYPIIKIKPEDIVDTNGAGDAFVGGFLSQLVKGKSIEQCVQGGHYAANLIIQRSGCTFPKEKCAFES; from the exons ATGTCAGTTAC tgaaGGAATCTTATTCAGTATGGGGAACCCCCTTCTTGATTTGTCCACCAATGTTGCAGAAGGATTTTTAAAGAA ATATAACTTGAAAACAAATGATGCAATTATAGCAGAAGAAAAACATTTGCCAATGTATAAAGACTTGGTTGAATTTTTTCCGATAGAATATATTGCAGGTGGTGCAACTCAGAATTCTGTCAAAGTTTGCCAG TGGATGTTGGGAGTACCGCAAGCCACTACTTTCATAGGATGCATTGGGAATGACGAATTTggtcaaatattgaaacaaaaagcCGAAGACGTCGGAGTGAAAACAGCATACTATGTACAGGACAAAGAACCCACTGGGACCTGCGCTGCATTGATTTGTGGGCATGACAG GTCTCTTTGTGCGAATCTCGCAGCAGCAAATGAATACAAGAAAGAACATTTGGACCGGAAGGAGAACTGGGCTCTAGTAGAAAAAGCAAAGTTTTATTATATTGCT GGTTTTTTCCTGACAGTATCCGTAGACTCGATCTTGGCAGTAGCAAAACATGCGGCAGAAAATGGAAAGATCTTTATGATGAACTTGTCAG CTCCATTCTTGTGTGAATTCTTCAAAGATCAACAAACATCAGTTCTTCCCTATGCTGATATTTTATTTGGAAACGAAACG GAAGCCGCAGTATTTTCTAAAATTCACAACTTTGGAACTGAAGACGTCGCTGAGATCGCTAAGAAATTGGCAGGTTGGACCAAGATCAACAGCACAAGGCAGAGGATTGTTGTTATAACACAGGGAGCTGAGCCTGCTATTGTTGCTACTG GCCCTCACGAAGTTGCAAAGTACCCGATAATCAAGATCAAACCTGAAGACATTGTGGATACAAATGGGGCTGGAGACGCTTTTGTTGGAG GTTTTCTATCGCAACTAGTAAAAGGAAAAAGCATCGAGCAATGTGTGCAAGGAGGACATTATGCTGCGAATCTGATTATTCAACGATCAGGATGCACTTTTCCGAAAGAAAAATGCGCTTTCGAATCTTAA
- the LOC120347488 gene encoding uncharacterized protein LOC120347488 isoform X1: protein MGAVISSSSEEENEEDEVFSEEEEKVEIRYEENLKEIKTVESESDSDISFDSSSDSSSSDDSSFFGDSTEEDSETSSYEEVENEISEGILFSMGNPLLDLSTNVAEGFLKKYNLKTNDAIIAEEKHLPMYKDLVEFFPIEYIAGGATQNSVKVCQWMLGVPQATTFIGCIGNDEFGQILKQKAEDVGVKTAYYVQDKEPTGTCAALICGHDRSLCANLAAANEYKKEHLDRKENWALVEKAKFYYIAGFFLTVSVDSILAVAKHAAENGKIFMMNLSAPFLCEFFKDQQTSVLPYADILFGNETEAAVFSKIHNFGTEDVAEIAKKLAGWTKINSTRQRIVVITQGAEPAIVATGPHEVAKYPIIKIKPEDIVDTNGAGDAFVGGFLSQLVKGKSIEQCVQGGHYAANLIIQRSGCTFPKEKCAFES, encoded by the exons ATGGGGGCGGTTATAAGTTCATCATCAGAGGAAGAGAATGAGGAAGACGAGGTATTTtctgaagaagaagaaaaagtaGAAATACGATACgaagaaaatttgaaagaaataaaaacagTCGAGTCAGAATCAGATTCTGATATTAGTTTTGACTCGAGTTCTGACAGTTCTAGTTCAGACGACTCGAGTTTTTTCGGCGACTCGACGGAAGAGGATTCCGAAACTTCCAGTTATGAAgaagttgaaaatgaaatttc tgaaGGAATCTTATTCAGTATGGGGAACCCCCTTCTTGATTTGTCCACCAATGTTGCAGAAGGATTTTTAAAGAA ATATAACTTGAAAACAAATGATGCAATTATAGCAGAAGAAAAACATTTGCCAATGTATAAAGACTTGGTTGAATTTTTTCCGATAGAATATATTGCAGGTGGTGCAACTCAGAATTCTGTCAAAGTTTGCCAG TGGATGTTGGGAGTACCGCAAGCCACTACTTTCATAGGATGCATTGGGAATGACGAATTTggtcaaatattgaaacaaaaagcCGAAGACGTCGGAGTGAAAACAGCATACTATGTACAGGACAAAGAACCCACTGGGACCTGCGCTGCATTGATTTGTGGGCATGACAG GTCTCTTTGTGCGAATCTCGCAGCAGCAAATGAATACAAGAAAGAACATTTGGACCGGAAGGAGAACTGGGCTCTAGTAGAAAAAGCAAAGTTTTATTATATTGCT GGTTTTTTCCTGACAGTATCCGTAGACTCGATCTTGGCAGTAGCAAAACATGCGGCAGAAAATGGAAAGATCTTTATGATGAACTTGTCAG CTCCATTCTTGTGTGAATTCTTCAAAGATCAACAAACATCAGTTCTTCCCTATGCTGATATTTTATTTGGAAACGAAACG GAAGCCGCAGTATTTTCTAAAATTCACAACTTTGGAACTGAAGACGTCGCTGAGATCGCTAAGAAATTGGCAGGTTGGACCAAGATCAACAGCACAAGGCAGAGGATTGTTGTTATAACACAGGGAGCTGAGCCTGCTATTGTTGCTACTG GCCCTCACGAAGTTGCAAAGTACCCGATAATCAAGATCAAACCTGAAGACATTGTGGATACAAATGGGGCTGGAGACGCTTTTGTTGGAG GTTTTCTATCGCAACTAGTAAAAGGAAAAAGCATCGAGCAATGTGTGCAAGGAGGACATTATGCTGCGAATCTGATTATTCAACGATCAGGATGCACTTTTCCGAAAGAAAAATGCGCTTTCGAATCTTAA
- the LOC120347287 gene encoding tether containing UBX domain for GLUT4-like, with product MSLNLSILYPNGRRKNVKVSPNVVILQTLEDVCKREKLDAETFSFLFQRKILDESLSWRYANVPNNAKLELLKQEKVKQESPVRIALQFEGGNRVQHSFLPSVTLSDILQHWESELSTLTPPEGHEPSILYVRQEITGNFKLSKTTLKSLGLTSGSAILRLSYKLVAENEPIEKPSEKEASLPKAEIPAQQPQKIQERNVLKPPVKSESNEGMMITEEMLQNALEQTYATPESLGVNSARNNDSVESMEVDLSTSSSKTEFFDAVGNSSAESLKNGRARPRRVHSNETAPKKKVKQTPSESPQPDFSEFKFPKESEGMDVYSTENEENEIDVRPLMTPCDREPIFFNEQELQSAEINTDDPGDEFFELTIDDMRKMLSELRYLQNDSEEKPLLTARSREIQRFRSINQYPKIVVRIVFPDQSVLQGIFRPAEPVQSLYDFVSNFISSPATDFYLYTTPPKVILKDKKSILYDNHLVPASKVYFGMKNHDFEPKILSSDIGKCRGTAIEANLKLRSVFELKSPTVSASNSAQEFTKATSQRGHSSSSVPDSETPSTSRQTGSSQTSSNNASGARPKVPKWFKLGKK from the exons ATGTCTTTGAATTTGTCGATTTTGTATCCAAACGGCCGTCGCAAAAATGTAAAAGTTTCACCGAACGTAGTAATACTGCAAACTTTGGAAGATGTATGCAAACGAGAGAAACTGGACGCAGAaactttttcgtttttatttcaaagaaaaatattgGATGAATCGTTGTCATGGAGATATGCAAATGTACCAAATAATGCAAAGCTTGAACTTTTAAAACAGGAAAAAGTGAAGCAAGAATCTCCTGTAAGAATTGCATTGCAATTTGAGGGAGGGAACAGAGTACAGCATTCATTTTTACCGTCTGTAACATTGTCTGACATCTTGCAACACTGGGAAAGTGAACTTTCAACTTTGACCCCACCAGAAGGTCATGAACCTAGTATTTTGTATGTTAGGCAAGAAataacaggaaattttaaaCTTTCAAAAACGACCCTAAAAAGTTTGGGTCTAACGAGTGGAAGCGCGATATTACGATTGTCGTATAAATTGGTAGCGGAAAATGAACCTATAGAAAAACCTTCTGAGAAAGAGGCATCTCTGCCAAAAGCTGAAATACCAGCTCAACAACCCCAGAAAATACAGGAAAGAAATGTTCTCAAACCGCCCGTTAAGTCGGAAAGCAATGAAGGCATGATGATAACTGAAGAGATGTTACAGAACGCACTGGAACAAACATACGCTACGCCTGAATCTCTCGGAGTAAATTCCGCCAGAAATAATGATTCTGTAGAGTCCATGGAGGTTGATCTGTCAACTTCTTCTTCAAAAACAGAATTTTTTGACGCCGTCGGCAATTCTTCTGcggaaagtttgaaaaatggTCGTGCTAGACCAAGACGTGTTCACTCGAATGAAACTGCcccgaaaaaaaaagttaaacaGACACCATCAGAAAGTCCGCAACCTGATTTTTCTGAGTTTAAATTTCCAAAAGAAAGTGAAGGGATGGATGTGTATTCTactgaaaatgaggaaaatgAAATCGACGTTCGCCCTCTGATGACACCGTGTGACCGAGAACCTATATTCTTCAACGAACAAGAATTGCAAAGCGCTGAAATAAATACGGACGATCCAGGCGATGAATTTTTCGAACTCACAATTGACGACATGAGAAAAATGCTATCGGAGTTGCGTTATTTACAAAATGATTCAGAGGAAAAGCCCCTTCTTACAGCCCGGTCTCGAGAAATACAAAGATTCCGATCTATTAACCAATATCCTAAGATAGTTGTAAGAATCGTCTTCCCCGATCAAAGCGTGCTACAAGGAATCTTCCGTCCCGCAGAACCAGTGCAATCTCTTTACGATTTTGTGTCAAATTTTATATCATCCCCCGCAACGGACTTTTATTTATATACCACCCCACCAAAGGTCATTCTCAAAgacaaaaaatcaattttgtacGATAATCATCTCGTCCCGGCTTCCAAGGTATATTTTGGGATGAAAAATCACGATTTTGAACCTAAAATTTTGTCGTCAGATATTGGGAAATGTAGAGGAACAGCAATTGAAGCAAATTTAAAACTTCGCTCTGTTTTTGAATTGAAGTCTCCAACAGTCTCTGCTTCAAACTCTGCGCAAG aatttaCCAAAGCAACAAGCCAGCGTGGTCATTCATCATCAAGTGTTCCGGACAGCGAAACTCCGTCCACGAGTCGGCAAACCGGTTCAAGTCAAACTTCTTCGAACAATGCTAGTGGCGCTCGACCTAAAGTTCCTAAATGGTTCAAATTAGGAAAAAAGTAA
- the LOC120348147 gene encoding uncharacterized protein LOC120348147: MMQDTNSQWTRLEGEMDVTSNPHSSVQPSQTAAMPKPREKYKNKLFKFGVTEVVLGSLSSISCIVTLVLASLTKEWPYYEPYYDETFYHTVYYGLTNTAPGLWCGAVIIASGILGIKSKTIPTLCMYRANMTVSIIAANFMGILCVMSGYSAGDLYPLSHTYGALALHSLMAVIGFVGMIICIVHSSYCCAGVCCKKTHKGVVIYTASSVQYAPQQMVQLANGQYMMVPATAPQPMMSVSGATYQPASQVPPQAVLVDAPPHALAPQMTKQQEAQMDIDPPEYTAHASDYPT, from the coding sequence ATGATGCAAGATACCAACTCACAATGGACACGGCTAGAAGGCGAAATGGACGTAACATCAAACCCACATTCCAGTGTACAACCATCCCAAACAGCAGCAATGCCTAAACCAAgggaaaaatacaaaaacaagcTATTCAAATTTGGAGTTACTGAAGTCGTCTTGGGTAGTTTATCGAGCATTTCTTGCATTGTTACTTTAGTTCTCGCAAGTTTGACAAAAGAATGGCCTTATTATGAGCCATACTATGACGAAACGTTTTATCATACTGTGTATTACGGTTTAACGAACACAGCTCCTGGGCTTTGGTGTGGCGCTGTCATTATTGCAAGTGGAATTCTCGGCATCAAATCAAAGACTATACCTACTTTATGCATGTACAGGGCCAATATGACTGTTAGTATCATAGCAGCAAATTTTATGGGGATTCTCTGTGTAATGTCTGGATATAGCGCTGGTGATTTGTACCCATTAAGCCACACTTATGGTGCATTGGCGTTGCATTCTTTAATGGCTGTGATAGGTTTTGTTGGCATGATCATTTGCATCGTGCATTCGTCGTATTGTTGTGCCGGGgtttgttgtaaaaaaacacaTAAAGGTGTTGTAATATACACAGCATCGTCTGTACAATATGCCCCTCAACAAATGGTGCAACTGGCAAATGGCCAATATATGATGGTGCCTGCTACGGCACCCCAGCCTATGATGTCAGTTTCAGGGGCAACATATCAGCCTGCTAGCCAAGTGCCACCTCAAGCAGTATTAGTAGATGCTCCGCCTCACGCACTGGCTCCCCAAATGACAAAACAGCAAGAGGCCCAAATGGATATTGATCCACCGGAATACACTGCGCATGCTTCTGATTATCCGACATGA
- the LOC144429639 gene encoding uncharacterized protein LOC144429639 → MPTAVQPQQQAPVMLAQTQPQGAATGQLKPRKKYKNVLFYLGSVEIILAVLCAIFCVVTLILGAINSSYIRRDFWNDRIGEYRITYGTNTVAHGIWCGAVLLVSGILGIKTQHHTSPCMYRANMTFSIFAAIFMVFLIVLSIVSIFTVYPRSYNYIVMPFHIILAILGFIGMIICITHAAFCCAGICCRKKPRQINATYTAQQGQMVQLANGQYVMMPQGCQTSGAMCYAPTTVPVQTGGAPSMQYPQTPIPTQVGGAPTMQYAQPSMPSQAGALTQGQYQHTPMAAQTGIPSAPAPMSSQSSAAFPTGQTSQQATAPYPTMPTQPLITKDQEDQMSSNPPEYTEK, encoded by the coding sequence ATGCCAACTGCTGTTCAACCACAACAACAAGCTCCAGTTATGTTGGCACAAACTCAACCACAAGGGGCAGCGACGGGTCAACTCAAACCAcggaaaaaatacaaaaatgttcTGTTTTATCTTGGAAGCGTGGAGATCATTTTAGCGGTACTCTGCGCCATTTTTTGTGTTGTGACCCTTATTCTGGGAGCGATAAATTCCTCCTATATTCGCCGTGACTTTTGGAATGATCGAATCGGTGAATATAGAATCACATACGGCACCAATACGGTGGCACACGGAATATGGTGCGGCGCTGTCCTTCTAGTATCTGGCATCCTAGGAATTAAGACGCAGCACCATACATCACCGTGTATGTACCGGGCTAATATGACTTTCAGTATTTTTGCAGCAATTTTTATGGTGTTTCTAATCGTTTTGTCAATTGTGAGTATCTTCACGGTTTATCCTCGGTCATATAATTACATAGTTATGCCTTTCCATATTATCCTTGCCATCCTTGGATTTATAGGCATGATAATCTGTATTACCCATGCAGCGTTTTGCTGTGCTGGAATTTGTTGTCGAAAAAAGCCCCGGCAAATTAATGCAACTTACACAGCACAACAAGGTCAAATGGTGCAACTCGCAAATGGTCAGTATGTAATGATGCCACAAGGTTGCCAAACATCAGGAGCTATGTGTTATGCACCTACAACTGTGCCTGTCCAGACTGGAGGAGCCCCCTCAATGCAGTATCCGCAGACCCCCATTCCCACCCAAGTGGGAGGAGCCCCAACAATGCAGTATGCACAACCTTCCATGCCCTCCCAGGCTGGAGCTCTTACCCAAGGGCAGTATCAACACACTCCCATGGCTGCTCAAACTGGAATACCCTCCGCACCAGCTCCCATGTCTTCCCAAAGCTCTGCAGCATTTCCCACTGGACAAACATCTCAGCAAGCTACAGCTCCTTATCCCACAATGCCTACACAACCATTAATAACCAAAGATCAAGAAGACCAGATGAGCTCAAATCCACCAGAATATACtgagaaataa
- the LOC120348146 gene encoding uncharacterized protein LOC120348146: MAQSPAGLYSRLDQAVEPDGGTASPQQGQVTLPPQQATNSSTSQTKPREKYKLVLYRLGVTEIVIGALSVILCIVTLIIASTKKTYVYHWTFDNTTSVYRIRYSITYASHGIWCGAIVIASGILGFKVRRKPSICLYNANMAVSIVTSCFMATLCIMSAICAGDTYPREGNGGIIAVHSIMAVIGFAGMIICIIHSAYCCAGVCCRKKPQGVVVYAAHPAYPQQQMVQLANGQFIMIPAQGYAPGTSYYPGSQMPPQPGVAVPPYPQTPNSQMTKEQEAQANQNPPEYTAHASHNPV, encoded by the coding sequence ATGGCTCAATCTCCAGCTGGCTTATATTCAAGGCTTGATCAAGCTGTTGAACCAGATGGTGGGACAGCAAGCCCTCAACAGGGTCAGGTTACTTTGCCACCCCAGCAAGCAACGAATTCGTCAACCTCTCAGACGAAGCCAAGAGAAAAATACAAACTTGTTTTGTATCGACTTGGAGTTACTGAAATTGTTATTGGCGCTTTATCTGTCATTTTGTGCATCGTGACGTTGATCATCGCAAGCACAAAGAAGACTTATGTCTATCATTGGACTTTTGATAACACAACGTCTGTTTATAGAATCCGGTATAGCATTACGTATGCTTCTCACGGAATATGGTGCGGCGCTATTGTTATTGCATCTGGAATTCTTGGATTCAAAGTTAGAAGAAAACCTTCAATCTGTTTATATAATGCGAATATGGCAGTCAGTATTGTAACTTCTTGCTTCATGGCTACGTTGTGTATAATGTCTGCGATATGTGCTGGAGACACTTACCCACGTGAAGGAAATGGAGGAATCATTGCCGTTCATTCTATTATGGCTGTCATTGGATTTGCTGGGATGATTATCTGTATCATTCATTCAGCATATTGTTGCGCTGGTGTCTGTTGCCGCAAAAAACCTCAGGGCGTGGTTGTATACGCAGCTCACCCTGCTTATCCACAACAACAAATGGTTCAGCTTGCAAACGGCCAATTCATTATGATACCTGCTCAGGGATATGCACCAGGAACTTCATATTACCCCGGTTCACAGATGCCTCCTCAACCAGGAGTGGCCGTTCCTCCGTACCCGCAGACACCAAACTCTCAAATGACAAAAGAACAAGAAGCTCAAGCGAACCAGAACCCGCCAGAATATACAGCTCATGCATCACATAATCCTGTATAA